Proteins encoded together in one Pseudomonas sp. TCU-HL1 window:
- a CDS encoding AMP-dependent synthetase/ligase, with the protein MTTQQPPADLPSIPALLAWRITHTPDWPAAQVRDTDSWRTLDWGEVARRSETLAQALIAAGVQPGDRVAIWSRTRLEWSLLDFAVLCVGAVSVGLYPSLSPAQAIQQLQRADCRLLFVEHSAWALALDIQGLRVICLDPPAAGSGHQGLDAFLVQAGDIPTQQVRQRWQALDRDALANLVFTSGTTGEPKAAMLSHGNLLASISAYTLPMPRYRSLAFLPMAHVGERVIGQYQRLWCGAQAAYVPDINDVPQAILEVEPDFFGSVPRLYEKLHAAVMAQREAMSPGRRRLLAWALRAGFRHARHEGNGIGGLKLLLARRLVLDKLRQRLFGSRIRVLVSGGAPLDAGLVEFFSALGLPLCEGWGMSESTAFLTSNEAGTRKAGAVGRALSGVELRIDEDGEVLVRGPLVFKGYFRQPERTAETFTTDGWLRTGDLGRLDDEGYLWLTGRKKELIITAGGKNIAPSPIEARLKQHPLVEQALVHGDRRKHLSALLALDPQRLEAWAQNRRLPGKVDDWPGSPTLMTELQAHVDSVNADLSQVERIKAWTLLPRLLSQEKDELTPTQKLKRPVVERNFAALLDSLYD; encoded by the coding sequence ATGACGACACAGCAACCGCCAGCCGATCTGCCCAGCATCCCTGCCCTGCTCGCCTGGCGGATTACTCACACGCCGGACTGGCCCGCCGCCCAGGTGCGTGACACCGACAGCTGGCGAACCCTGGACTGGGGCGAGGTCGCCCGCCGCAGTGAGACGTTGGCCCAGGCCCTGATCGCAGCCGGGGTGCAGCCCGGCGACCGGGTGGCGATCTGGAGTCGGACCCGCCTGGAATGGAGCCTGCTGGATTTCGCCGTGCTCTGTGTCGGCGCCGTCAGCGTGGGGCTCTACCCGAGCCTGAGCCCGGCCCAGGCCATCCAGCAACTGCAGCGCGCCGACTGCCGCCTGTTGTTCGTCGAGCACTCCGCCTGGGCCCTGGCGCTGGATATACAGGGCCTGCGGGTCATCTGCCTCGACCCGCCCGCAGCGGGCAGCGGCCACCAGGGGCTCGACGCCTTCCTCGTCCAGGCCGGGGACATCCCGACCCAGCAGGTCAGGCAACGCTGGCAGGCGCTGGACCGCGATGCCCTGGCCAACCTGGTCTTCACCTCGGGGACCACCGGCGAGCCGAAGGCGGCGATGCTCAGCCACGGCAACCTGCTCGCCTCCATCAGCGCCTATACCCTGCCGATGCCACGCTACAGGAGCCTGGCGTTTCTGCCGATGGCCCACGTCGGCGAACGGGTGATCGGCCAGTACCAGCGCCTGTGGTGCGGTGCCCAGGCCGCCTATGTGCCGGACATCAACGACGTGCCCCAGGCGATCCTCGAAGTGGAGCCGGACTTCTTCGGCAGCGTGCCACGCCTGTACGAGAAATTGCATGCGGCGGTCATGGCCCAGCGCGAAGCGATGTCGCCCGGCAGGCGGCGGCTGCTGGCCTGGGCATTGCGCGCCGGTTTCCGCCACGCCCGCCACGAAGGCAACGGCATTGGCGGCCTGAAACTGCTGCTGGCCCGGCGACTGGTGCTGGACAAGCTGCGCCAGCGCCTGTTCGGCTCGCGCATCCGCGTGCTGGTGAGCGGCGGCGCTCCCCTGGACGCGGGCCTGGTGGAGTTCTTCTCCGCCCTGGGTCTGCCGCTGTGCGAAGGCTGGGGCATGTCCGAATCCACCGCCTTCCTCACCTCCAACGAGGCTGGCACGCGCAAGGCCGGTGCGGTTGGCCGCGCCCTGTCCGGCGTCGAGTTGCGCATCGACGAGGACGGCGAAGTGTTGGTGCGTGGTCCGCTGGTGTTCAAGGGTTACTTCCGGCAGCCGGAGAGGACCGCCGAAACCTTCACCACCGACGGCTGGCTGCGCACCGGCGACCTCGGCCGGCTCGACGACGAGGGCTACCTCTGGCTAACCGGGCGCAAGAAGGAGCTGATCATCACCGCCGGCGGCAAGAACATCGCACCATCGCCCATCGAGGCGCGCCTCAAGCAGCACCCGCTGGTGGAACAGGCCCTGGTGCATGGCGACCGGCGCAAGCATCTCAGCGCCCTGCTCGCCCTGGATCCGCAGCGCCTGGAGGCCTGGGCGCAGAACCGGCGATTGCCCGGCAAGGTGGATGACTGGCCAGGCTCCCCCACTCTGATGACGGAGTTGCAGGCCCATGTCGACAGCGTGAACGCCGATCTGTCACAGGTCGAGCGGATCAAGGCCTGGACGCTGCTTCCGCGCCTGCTCAGCCAGGAAAAGGACGAACTCACGCCGACGCAGAAGCTCAAGCGTCCAGTGGTGGAGCGCAACTTCGCGGCCTTGCTGGATAGCCTGTACGACTAG
- a CDS encoding efflux RND transporter permease subunit produces MNFNLSAWALKNRQIVLYIMLLLGIVGAISYTKLGQSEDPPFTFKAMVVRTNWPGASAEEVSRQVTERIEKKLMETGEYDKIISFSRPGESQVTFIARDSMHSNEIPELWYQVRKKISDIRHTLPPGIQGPFFNDEFGTTFGNIYALTGEGFDYAVLKDYADRIQLQLQRVKDVGKVDLLGLQDEKIWIELSNVKLATLGLPLAAVQQALEEQNAVAAAGFFETPSDRVQLRVSGRFDSVKEIRDFPIRVADRTFRIGDVAEVRRGFNDPPAPRMRFMGEDAIGLAVSMKAGGDILVLGQALENEFARLQQNLPAGMQLRKVSDQPAAVKTGVGEFVRVLTEALIIVLLVSFFSLGLRTGLVVALSIPLVLAMTFAVMYYLGIGLHKISLGALVLALGLLVDDAIIAVEMMAIKMEQGYDRLKAASYAWSSTAFPMLTGTLITAAGFLPIATAQSGTGEYTRSIFQVVTIALVVSWIAAVVFVPYLGDRLLPDLARLHAQKHGGSDKGHDPYSTPFYQRVRRVVEWCVRRRKTVILLTLAAFVASIAMFRFVPQQFFPSSGRLELMVDLKLGEGSSLANTEVEVKRLEQLLREHPGVDNYVAYVGTGSPRFYLPLDQQLPAASFAQFVVLAKSIESREEVRSWLIQVLNDDFPTLRSRISRLENGPPVGYPVQFRVSGEHIDEVRALARKVADKVRENTHVVNVHLDWEEPSKVVRLNIDQDRARAMGVSTADLSRFLQSSLTGAPVSQYREDNELIEILLRGTVRERQELALLPSLAVPTDNGHSVPLSQIATLEYGFEEGIIWHRNRLPTVTVRADIYDKSLPASLVKDISPTLDPIRAELPDGYLLEVGGTVEDSSRGQRSVNAGMPLFVVVVLTLLMLQLKSFSRSAMVFLTAPLGLIGVTLFLLVFRQPFGFVAMLGTIALAGMIMRNSVILVDQIEQDIAHGLDRWHAIIEATVRRFRPIVLTALAAVLAMIPLSRSVFFGPMAVAIMGGLIVATALTLLFLPALYAAWFRVKPVEAEQLKPALAPDAQPSH; encoded by the coding sequence GTGAATTTCAACCTGTCCGCCTGGGCGCTGAAAAACCGCCAGATCGTCCTCTACATCATGTTGCTGCTGGGCATTGTCGGGGCCATTTCCTACACCAAGCTGGGGCAGAGCGAAGACCCGCCCTTTACTTTCAAGGCCATGGTGGTGCGTACCAACTGGCCCGGCGCCAGTGCCGAAGAAGTCTCCCGCCAGGTCACCGAACGCATCGAGAAGAAGCTGATGGAGACCGGCGAGTACGACAAGATCATCTCCTTCTCCCGCCCTGGCGAGTCGCAGGTGACCTTCATTGCTCGCGACTCCATGCACTCCAACGAGATTCCCGAGCTCTGGTATCAGGTCCGCAAGAAGATCAGCGACATTCGCCATACGTTGCCGCCGGGTATCCAGGGGCCGTTCTTCAACGATGAGTTCGGGACGACCTTCGGCAACATCTACGCGCTGACCGGCGAAGGATTCGACTACGCCGTGCTCAAGGACTACGCCGACCGCATCCAGCTGCAGCTGCAGCGGGTCAAGGACGTCGGCAAGGTCGATCTGCTCGGGCTGCAGGACGAGAAGATCTGGATCGAACTGTCCAACGTGAAGCTGGCGACCCTGGGGCTGCCGCTCGCCGCCGTGCAGCAAGCCCTGGAAGAGCAGAACGCCGTGGCGGCTGCCGGTTTCTTCGAAACCCCCAGCGACCGGGTGCAACTGCGAGTATCCGGCCGCTTCGATTCGGTGAAGGAAATCCGCGACTTCCCCATCCGCGTGGCGGACCGCACCTTCCGCATTGGCGATGTGGCCGAGGTACGCCGTGGCTTCAACGACCCGCCGGCGCCGCGCATGCGCTTCATGGGCGAGGATGCCATCGGCCTGGCGGTGTCCATGAAGGCCGGCGGCGACATCCTGGTGCTTGGCCAGGCGCTGGAAAACGAGTTCGCCCGCCTGCAGCAGAACCTGCCGGCCGGCATGCAGCTGCGCAAGGTGTCCGACCAGCCGGCAGCGGTGAAGACCGGGGTAGGGGAGTTCGTTCGCGTACTCACTGAAGCGCTGATCATCGTGCTGCTGGTGAGCTTCTTCTCGTTGGGCCTGCGCACCGGCCTGGTGGTGGCGCTGTCCATTCCGCTGGTGCTGGCGATGACCTTCGCGGTGATGTACTACCTCGGCATCGGCCTGCACAAGATTTCCCTCGGCGCCCTGGTGTTGGCACTGGGCCTTTTGGTGGACGACGCGATCATCGCGGTGGAGATGATGGCCATCAAGATGGAGCAGGGCTACGACCGCCTCAAGGCTGCCAGCTACGCCTGGAGCAGCACGGCCTTCCCGATGCTCACCGGCACCCTGATCACTGCCGCTGGCTTCCTGCCCATCGCCACCGCGCAATCCGGCACCGGCGAATACACCCGCTCGATCTTCCAGGTGGTGACCATCGCCCTGGTGGTTTCCTGGATTGCCGCCGTGGTGTTCGTGCCCTATCTGGGCGATCGCCTGTTGCCGGACCTGGCCAGGTTGCATGCGCAGAAACATGGCGGCAGCGACAAGGGCCACGACCCCTATTCGACGCCGTTCTACCAGCGTGTCCGCCGCGTGGTGGAGTGGTGCGTGCGTCGGCGCAAGACAGTGATCCTGCTGACGCTGGCCGCGTTCGTCGCCTCCATCGCCATGTTCCGTTTCGTGCCCCAGCAGTTCTTCCCGTCCTCCGGCCGCCTGGAGCTGATGGTCGATCTCAAGCTGGGTGAGGGATCGTCCCTGGCCAACACCGAGGTTGAAGTGAAGCGCCTGGAGCAGCTGCTGCGCGAGCATCCGGGTGTGGACAACTATGTGGCCTATGTCGGCACCGGTTCGCCGCGCTTCTACCTGCCGCTGGACCAGCAGCTGCCTGCGGCGAGCTTCGCCCAGTTCGTGGTGCTGGCCAAATCCATTGAGTCCCGCGAGGAGGTCCGCAGCTGGCTGATCCAGGTTCTGAACGATGATTTCCCCACCCTGCGCAGCCGTATTTCGCGGCTGGAGAACGGCCCGCCGGTGGGCTACCCGGTGCAGTTCCGCGTATCCGGCGAGCACATCGACGAAGTCCGCGCCTTGGCGCGCAAGGTGGCCGACAAGGTGCGCGAGAACACCCATGTGGTGAACGTGCACCTGGATTGGGAGGAGCCCAGCAAGGTCGTGCGGCTGAACATCGACCAGGACCGCGCCCGCGCCATGGGCGTGAGCACCGCCGACCTGTCGCGCTTCCTGCAGAGCTCGCTGACCGGCGCGCCGGTGAGCCAGTACCGTGAAGACAACGAGCTGATCGAGATCCTCCTGCGCGGCACCGTGCGTGAACGCCAGGAACTGGCCCTGCTGCCGAGCCTGGCGGTGCCCACGGACAACGGCCACAGCGTGCCGCTGTCGCAGATCGCCACCCTGGAATACGGTTTCGAGGAGGGCATCATCTGGCACCGCAACCGCCTGCCCACCGTCACCGTGCGTGCCGACATCTACGACAAGTCGCTGCCGGCCAGCCTGGTCAAGGACATCTCGCCGACACTGGACCCGATCCGTGCCGAGCTGCCGGACGGCTACCTGCTGGAGGTCGGCGGCACGGTGGAAGACTCTTCCCGTGGGCAGCGCTCGGTGAACGCCGGCATGCCGCTGTTCGTCGTGGTCGTGCTGACCCTGCTGATGCTGCAGCTGAAGAGTTTCTCGCGCTCGGCCATGGTGTTCCTCACCGCGCCCTTGGGGCTGATCGGCGTAACCCTGTTCCTCCTGGTGTTCCGCCAGCCCTTCGGCTTCGTCGCCATGCTCGGCACCATCGCCTTGGCGGGGATGATCATGCGCAACTCGGTGATACTGGTCGACCAGATCGAGCAGGACATCGCCCATGGCCTGGATCGCTGGCACGCCATCATCGAAGCCACGGTGCGACGTTTCCGACCCATCGTGCTGACTGCCCTGGCGGCGGTGCTGGCAATGATCCCGTTGTCGCGCAGCGTGTTCTTCGGCCCGATGGCCGTGGCCATCATGGGCGGCCTGATCGTCGCCACCGCCCTGACCCTGCTGTTCCTGCCGGCGCTGTATGCCGCGTGGTTCCGGGTCAAACCGGTGGAGGCGGAGCAGCTGAAGCCAGCGCTGGCCCCCGACGCCCAGCCCAGTCACTGA
- a CDS encoding efflux RND transporter periplasmic adaptor subunit, which produces MFRHALPLALPLSLSLLIAACGNGEPVQQGVRPAMVVQPEPAADAVDTFPGEVRARYEPELAFRIGGKVIKRLVEMGARVKKDQPLAELDPEDVRLQLEASHAQVAAAEANLKLVRAERDRYRTLLDRQMISRSQYDNVENQYRAGEARVKQIKAEFNVASNQAAYTVLRASQNGVIASRRAEVGQVVAAGQTVFTLAADGEREVLISLPEHAIDRFKVGQEVAVELWSLPGQRFPARIRELAPAADSQSRTFAARVAFADGKVPAELGQSARVFIRSNGSVPLSVPLSALTAEAGQPYVWVVDPKDSTLKRRLVRVGPYGEDRVPVLEGLKPDDWVVAAGVQVLREGQQVRPVDRANRSVKLLAKE; this is translated from the coding sequence ATGTTTCGCCATGCCTTGCCCCTCGCTTTGCCCCTGTCCCTTTCCCTCTTGATCGCAGCCTGCGGTAACGGGGAGCCTGTGCAACAAGGGGTGCGTCCGGCCATGGTGGTGCAGCCGGAGCCGGCAGCGGATGCGGTGGATACTTTCCCGGGCGAGGTGCGCGCACGTTACGAGCCGGAGCTGGCCTTTCGCATCGGCGGCAAGGTGATTAAACGCCTGGTGGAAATGGGGGCGCGGGTGAAGAAGGACCAGCCCCTGGCCGAACTGGACCCGGAAGACGTGCGGCTGCAACTGGAGGCGTCCCACGCCCAGGTCGCCGCTGCCGAGGCCAACCTCAAGCTGGTGCGGGCCGAACGCGACCGCTACCGCACCCTGCTGGACCGCCAGATGATCAGCCGCTCCCAGTACGACAACGTGGAGAACCAGTACCGCGCGGGCGAGGCGCGGGTTAAGCAGATCAAGGCCGAATTCAACGTCGCCAGTAACCAGGCGGCCTACACCGTGCTTCGTGCCTCGCAGAACGGCGTGATCGCCAGCCGCCGCGCGGAAGTGGGGCAGGTGGTCGCCGCCGGGCAGACAGTCTTCACCCTGGCCGCCGACGGCGAGCGTGAAGTGCTGATCAGCCTGCCGGAACATGCGATCGACCGCTTCAAGGTGGGCCAGGAGGTGGCCGTCGAACTCTGGTCACTGCCCGGCCAGCGCTTCCCGGCGCGCATCCGTGAACTGGCGCCGGCTGCCGACTCGCAGTCGCGCACCTTCGCTGCACGTGTCGCCTTCGCCGATGGCAAGGTCCCGGCAGAGCTGGGCCAGAGCGCCCGCGTATTCATCCGCAGCAACGGTTCGGTGCCGCTTTCCGTGCCGCTTTCGGCCCTGACCGCGGAAGCCGGCCAGCCCTATGTCTGGGTGGTCGATCCCAAGGATTCGACGTTGAAACGCCGTCTGGTGCGCGTCGGTCCTTATGGCGAGGACCGCGTTCCGGTGCTTGAAGGCCTGAAGCCCGATGACTGGGTAGTGGCGGCCGGCGTGCAGGTGCTGCGCGAAGGCCAGCAGGTGCGGCCGGTGGACCGCGCCAACCGTTCGGTGAAATTGCTGGCCAAGGAGTAA
- a CDS encoding TetR/AcrR family transcriptional regulator — translation MSDNSFPTSGPGRPKDPAKRKAILEAAKNLFLRNGYDGSSMDAIAAEAGVSKLTVYSHFTDKETLFSAAVKAKCEEQLPELLFELPADASIESVLLNIGRSFHQLINSRESLELHRVMVAMANQDPKLSRMFYEAGPLRIQQEMTGLLDQANQAGKLRIEQPLNAAEHFFCLIKGGHNFRLLIGCGAALEGDAAEQHVREVVELFVRAYAP, via the coding sequence ATGTCAGACAATTCATTTCCGACCAGCGGCCCAGGCCGCCCGAAAGATCCCGCGAAGAGAAAGGCAATTCTCGAAGCCGCGAAGAATCTTTTCCTGAGGAACGGCTACGACGGCAGCAGCATGGACGCCATCGCCGCCGAGGCCGGCGTGTCCAAGCTGACCGTGTACAGCCACTTCACCGACAAGGAGACGCTGTTCTCCGCCGCGGTGAAGGCCAAGTGCGAAGAGCAGCTACCGGAGCTGCTGTTCGAGCTGCCGGCCGACGCCAGTATCGAGAGCGTGCTGCTGAACATCGGCCGCAGTTTCCATCAGTTGATCAACAGCCGCGAATCCCTGGAGCTGCACCGGGTCATGGTGGCCATGGCCAACCAGGACCCGAAGCTGTCACGGATGTTCTACGAAGCGGGGCCGCTGCGGATCCAGCAGGAAATGACCGGGCTGCTGGACCAGGCCAACCAGGCCGGCAAACTGCGCATCGAGCAGCCGCTGAATGCCGCTGAGCACTTCTTCTGCCTGATCAAGGGCGGGCACAACTTCCGCCTGCTGATCGGCTGCGGCGCGGCCCTGGAAGGGGACGCCGCCGAGCAGCACGTGCGGGAAGTGGTGGAGTTGTTTGTCAGGGCGTATGCGCCCTGA
- a CDS encoding class I SAM-dependent methyltransferase encodes MSEDSVRVRAEALEPAFAEALDAWAARLGLTREGKADFALQLGGEGLQLLQLGPDSPGPVRVDFVEGAAAHRRKFGGGSGQMIAKAVGVQPGVRPTVLDATAGLGRDAFVLATLGCEMTLIERQPLIAALLEDGLARAGQDLETAAIAVRMRLLQGNAIELMGNWQGEPPQVIYLDPMFPHRDKSALVKKEMRLFRPLVGDDQDAPALLQAALALASHRVVVKRPRKAPIIEGAKPSYALEGKSSRYDIYPKKKLGS; translated from the coding sequence ATGAGTGAAGATTCTGTCAGGGTAAGGGCCGAGGCCCTCGAGCCGGCGTTTGCCGAAGCGCTGGATGCCTGGGCTGCGCGCCTGGGGCTGACGCGTGAAGGGAAAGCGGATTTCGCCCTGCAGTTGGGCGGCGAAGGCCTGCAGTTGCTGCAGCTTGGCCCTGACTCGCCGGGACCGGTGCGAGTGGATTTCGTCGAAGGCGCCGCAGCGCACCGGCGCAAGTTCGGCGGCGGCAGCGGACAGATGATTGCCAAGGCGGTCGGGGTACAGCCGGGCGTTCGTCCGACCGTGCTGGATGCCACGGCGGGACTCGGGCGCGACGCCTTTGTCCTTGCCACATTGGGCTGTGAAATGACCCTGATCGAACGCCAGCCGCTGATCGCCGCCTTGCTGGAAGACGGCCTGGCGCGTGCCGGGCAGGACCTGGAAACAGCGGCCATCGCTGTGCGCATGCGCCTGTTGCAGGGCAACGCCATCGAGCTGATGGGCAACTGGCAAGGTGAGCCGCCTCAGGTGATTTACCTTGATCCGATGTTTCCGCACCGCGACAAGAGCGCGCTGGTGAAGAAGGAGATGCGCCTGTTCCGCCCCTTGGTGGGCGATGACCAGGATGCCCCGGCGCTGCTGCAGGCCGCCCTGGCCCTGGCCAGCCATCGGGTGGTGGTGAAGCGTCCGCGCAAGGCGCCGATCATCGAAGGCGCCAAACCGAGCTATGCACTGGAAGGGAAGTCCAGCCGCTACGATATCTACCCGAAGAAGAAGCTGGGAAGCTGA
- a CDS encoding isocitrate lyase/PEP mutase family protein produces MTTQAQRGETFAALHRAPGLFVLPNPWDAGSAKMLAHLGFAALATTSAGLAFALGRRDAEGNVSREEALANARDIAEATPLPVAADLENGYGDHPEDCAAAIRAAAAVGLVGGSIEDASGRADDPIYPLELAVERIRAAVEAARSLGFPFTLAARAENFLHGRADLDDTLRRLAAYADAGADVLYAPGLTTREQIHAVVRAVAPRPVNVLVGSPSLKLGLEELAELGVKRVSVGSNLVRVAYGAFFQAAEGLRAGNLAAMGQAMPFDRINDLFRS; encoded by the coding sequence ATGACCACCCAAGCGCAACGCGGCGAAACCTTCGCTGCCCTGCACCGCGCGCCCGGCCTGTTCGTCCTGCCCAATCCCTGGGACGCCGGCTCGGCGAAGATGCTCGCCCACCTGGGGTTCGCCGCGCTGGCCACCACCAGCGCGGGCCTGGCATTTGCCTTGGGCCGCCGCGACGCTGAAGGCAACGTGAGTCGTGAAGAAGCACTGGCCAATGCCCGCGACATAGCCGAAGCCACGCCGCTGCCGGTGGCGGCGGACCTGGAGAACGGCTACGGGGATCACCCCGAGGACTGCGCGGCGGCCATTCGTGCGGCCGCTGCTGTCGGGCTGGTAGGCGGTTCCATTGAAGACGCCAGCGGCCGCGCCGACGACCCCATCTATCCACTGGAACTGGCGGTGGAACGCATCCGCGCGGCAGTGGAGGCGGCCCGCAGCCTCGGTTTCCCCTTCACCCTGGCGGCGCGAGCGGAGAATTTCCTCCACGGCCGTGCTGACCTGGACGACACCCTGCGTCGCCTGGCGGCTTATGCGGACGCGGGCGCCGATGTGCTCTATGCACCGGGCCTGACCACCCGCGAACAGATTCATGCGGTGGTACGCGCCGTGGCGCCGCGTCCGGTAAACGTATTGGTGGGGTCGCCCAGCCTGAAGCTGGGGCTGGAGGAGTTGGCCGAGCTGGGGGTCAAGCGGGTCAGCGTGGGCTCCAACCTGGTGCGCGTTGCTTATGGCGCCTTTTTCCAGGCAGCGGAAGGGCTTCGTGCAGGCAACCTGGCAGCCATGGGGCAGGCGATGCCCTTCGATCGCATCAACGACCTGTTCCGGTCCTGA
- a CDS encoding DUF72 domain-containing protein gives MLPYHLGCPSWNEPAWRGSFYPAELRPADTLGHYVQVFNAVEGNTTFYARPSADTLQRWAQTMPEHFRFCAKLPRDISHEGDLREQFLATDAFLQLLAPLGARLAPLWLQLPATFGPSRLAELACWLDEFNHQPIAVEVRNRAFFDKGEAERALNRLLHERGVERICLDSRALFSVRSQDPAVLHAQSKKPRVPVRPTAFSASPQVRFIGGPDLDANQSFLDPWLDKVAGWIEQGLTPNVFLHTPDNHLAAAQALRFHAALCERLPGLPPLDLPKPPAEQLGLL, from the coding sequence ATGTTGCCCTACCACTTGGGCTGCCCGTCCTGGAACGAGCCGGCCTGGCGCGGCAGCTTCTATCCCGCCGAGCTGCGCCCGGCTGATACCCTCGGCCACTACGTCCAGGTGTTCAATGCGGTAGAAGGCAACACCACCTTCTACGCCCGGCCTTCCGCCGACACCCTGCAGCGCTGGGCGCAGACCATGCCGGAGCACTTCCGCTTCTGCGCCAAGCTGCCTCGGGACATCAGCCACGAAGGTGACCTGCGCGAGCAGTTCCTCGCCACCGATGCGTTCCTCCAGCTCTTGGCGCCCTTGGGCGCGCGCCTGGCCCCGCTCTGGCTGCAACTGCCTGCGACGTTCGGGCCGAGCCGACTGGCCGAGCTGGCCTGCTGGCTGGACGAATTCAATCACCAACCTATTGCCGTGGAAGTGCGCAACCGGGCCTTCTTCGACAAGGGGGAGGCGGAACGCGCGCTCAACCGCCTGCTCCATGAGCGCGGCGTGGAGCGCATCTGCCTGGATTCCCGGGCGCTGTTCAGCGTGCGTTCGCAGGACCCGGCGGTGCTCCATGCGCAGTCGAAGAAGCCACGAGTGCCCGTGCGACCCACCGCGTTCAGTGCCAGCCCGCAGGTGCGTTTCATCGGCGGCCCTGACCTGGACGCCAACCAGAGCTTCCTCGACCCCTGGCTGGACAAGGTGGCCGGGTGGATCGAGCAGGGGCTGACGCCGAATGTCTTCCTGCACACGCCGGACAACCATCTGGCGGCCGCCCAGGCCCTGCGCTTCCATGCCGCGTTGTGCGAGCGTCTGCCAGGGCTTCCACCTCTCGACCTGCCGAAGCCGCCAGCCGAACAACTCGGCCTGCTCTGA
- the tsaB gene encoding tRNA (adenosine(37)-N6)-threonylcarbamoyltransferase complex dimerization subunit type 1 TsaB, producing MTTLLALDTATEACSVALLHDGKVLSHYEVIPRLHAQRLLPMIQTLLGEAGLPLAAVDAIAFGRGPGAFTGVRIAIGVVQGLAFALDRPVLPISDLAVLAQRSHREQGATQVAAAIDARMDEVYWGCYRLEAGEMRLAGVEAVLPPEQAMLPRDASGDWYGAGTGWGTFAARIPVQVSGQSPALLPHAEDLLTLARFAWARGEGLPADQAQPVYLRDNVATPKATQ from the coding sequence ATGACCACTCTGCTGGCCCTGGATACCGCCACCGAAGCCTGCTCCGTTGCCTTGCTGCATGACGGCAAGGTGCTCAGCCATTACGAGGTGATCCCGCGCCTGCACGCCCAGCGCCTGTTGCCGATGATCCAGACCCTGCTGGGCGAGGCCGGCCTGCCGCTGGCGGCAGTGGATGCCATCGCCTTCGGCCGCGGTCCGGGCGCCTTTACCGGCGTGCGCATTGCCATCGGCGTCGTCCAGGGGCTGGCCTTTGCCCTGGATCGTCCGGTGCTGCCGATCTCCGACCTGGCCGTGCTGGCCCAGCGCTCCCACCGCGAGCAGGGCGCCACCCAGGTAGCCGCGGCCATCGATGCGCGCATGGACGAGGTCTACTGGGGCTGCTACCGCCTGGAGGCCGGTGAGATGCGTCTGGCCGGCGTGGAAGCGGTGCTGCCGCCCGAGCAGGCCATGCTGCCGCGTGACGCCAGTGGCGACTGGTATGGCGCCGGCACGGGCTGGGGGACTTTCGCCGCGCGCATTCCAGTGCAGGTCAGCGGTCAGTCTCCGGCCCTGTTGCCACACGCCGAAGACCTGCTGACCCTGGCGCGTTTCGCCTGGGCGCGGGGCGAAGGCCTGCCGGCCGATCAGGCTCAGCCGGTCTACCTGCGCGACAACGTCGCCACGCCCAAGGCGACGCAGTAG
- the adk gene encoding adenylate kinase has protein sequence MRVILLGAPGAGKGTQAGFITKKFGIPQISTGDMLRAAVKAGTELGLQAKSVMDAGGLVSDDLIINLVKERIAQPDCANGFLFDGFPRTIPQAEAMKEAGVSIDHVVEIAVDDEEIVSRIAGRRVHPASGRVYHTEHNPPKVAGKDDETGEDLIQRDDDKEDTVRKRLSVYHSQTKPLVDFYQKLSAAEGTPKYSAIAGVGSVEDITGKVLAALS, from the coding sequence ATGCGCGTGATTCTGCTGGGGGCCCCTGGTGCCGGCAAAGGTACTCAAGCCGGCTTCATCACCAAGAAGTTCGGCATTCCGCAAATTTCCACTGGCGACATGCTGCGCGCAGCGGTCAAGGCCGGCACCGAGCTCGGCCTGCAGGCCAAGAGCGTGATGGATGCCGGTGGCCTGGTTTCTGACGACCTGATCATCAACCTGGTCAAGGAACGCATTGCCCAGCCCGATTGCGCCAATGGTTTCCTCTTCGACGGCTTCCCGCGCACCATCCCTCAGGCTGAAGCCATGAAGGAAGCTGGCGTGAGCATCGACCACGTGGTCGAGATCGCCGTGGACGACGAGGAAATTGTCAGCCGCATCGCCGGCCGTCGCGTACACCCGGCTTCCGGCCGCGTCTACCACACCGAGCACAACCCGCCGAAGGTTGCCGGCAAAGACGACGAAACCGGCGAAGACCTGATCCAGCGCGATGACGACAAGGAAGACACCGTGCGCAAGCGCCTGTCCGTCTACCATTCGCAGACCAAGCCGCTGGTGGACTTCTACCAGAAACTCTCCGCCGCTGAAGGCACCCCGAAATACAGCGCCATCGCCGGCGTTGGCTCGGTGGAAGACATCACCGGCAAGGTACTGGCCGCCCTCAGCTGA